A single window of Anopheles moucheti chromosome 2, idAnoMoucSN_F20_07, whole genome shotgun sequence DNA harbors:
- the LOC128298452 gene encoding uncharacterized protein LOC128298452, with translation MALKMYAKVDDRKAAGDTQRQNNWFAWIGAAFLLEPKHSNIMPCLDISNECSICQHNIIGTQRLETLCGHTFHRHCLMVWMRTYAFCPDCPRRM, from the exons atggcGCTGAAAATGTACGCCAAAGTGGACGATCGGAAAGCGGCCGGTGACACTCAACGGCAGAACAACTGGTTCGCATGGATTGGTGCAGCATTTTTGCTGGAACCGAAACACAGCAACATTATGCCTTGCTTGGACATTAG TAATGAATGCTCCATTTGTCAGCATAACATTATCGGCACACAGCGGCTGGAAACACTTTGTGGCCATACGTTCCATCGACATTGTTTGATGGTTTGGATGCGCACGTACGCCTTCTGCCCGGACTGTCCCCGAAGGATGTAG
- the LOC128304116 gene encoding UDP-glucose:glycoprotein glucosyltransferase, protein MMPFTMRTVSLTHFVPIVTVGFLCLFGVVFVHGEPKSHPITTQLSAKWGITPVQLEIAEFIDEESANSFWDYVDLLNKVPNGLYHLETEEKRYQKSIGLASEILGDGQLGLLKLALSLHSFSPKVQAHLQVATEVLAKGDCETTIFASVNGKVACEVSDLTSILRAGAKDSSTVETFAIDHIYPGSENNSLTVVLYGEIGTREFKEFHDAIKVETERGTVRYVLRHYVRKVSSRKVRLSGYGVELHLKSTEYKSQDDSPRAQDSTTTADSADSTDELEAEVEGFDFAQLKKRFPHLSHPLDRFRNALLEKHEEIAPLKAWEFQELGLQAAQRIAEIQGDEALQMLQFTAQNFPTQAKSLLTQTVPEEFKKEMRHNIEVFGRNLNLQPPDSALFLNGLFFDAETIDTVTLLDTLRSEMRVLEGLNRINIRGGSATPLLGLDLSSSSKEFAIDIRDSAITWINDLENDAQYRRWPGSLKDLLRPTFPGMLRNIRKNLFNLVLIVDPVEGDSAGRDIVKLAESFVVHMAPVRIGLLFQTGEGEDYRALTCGFNYVQQKKSATEALGFLTDLYAATADQKVIRYADVRQVLKKKFNRLKLEEIDEILGEDSDFDYGRQLAQEFIDRLGLKTVPQALLNGVLLPQTALTSDEFEETILTEIMQQTPTLQKAVYMGDLHEGEPVIDYLMKQPHVMPRLNQRVLSQDEPHFIDMSGRAHPDLEDITALGQLSNPDLTATLMKNLKYFGGKSTFQKFLGYRVHFLTVWVVGDLREAAARKQLKNALKFMKSSSGTRVAFIPNVDGKDAVRSELKKDLNALVWATINTLEADESYDLVMKLFESYETDPGTVASTVPDSVIGFLPATQLHLKMLRVYCQRVLKLKASAGTVMANGRLLGVFDADEFFDTEDFGLLESFNALQYTDKIRTAMKLASLSEADDTPAITSDTIMKLVSILVPRQQSKSRYTIPTDIQDSHTVVKLSPKRTDQPFFEIVAVLDPASRGAQKLSSLLLLLRDVVNCQMKIFFCAIDKHSDMPVKTFYRFVVEPELHFTKDGRLSAGPSAKFVGLPANPLLTQSLNVPENWLVEVVRSVYDLDNIKLSEINGPVHSEYELEYLLLEGHCFDSTTGSPPRGLQITLGTEDRPIIVDTIVMANLGYFQLKANPGAWILKLRHGKSADIYDITSADGPNTVHTAESTRVIISSLRSHVLKLRVTKKPGMAGVDLLGDEKDGAGGGGIWDSISSIVGTGGDSAGSTGTGETEVLNIFSVASGHLYERLLRIMMLSLLKHTKTPVKFWFLKNYLSPQFIDFLPHMAAEYGFQYELVQYKWPRWLHQQTEKQRIIWGYKILFLDVLFPLDVKKIIFVDADQIVRADMKELNDFELGGAPYGYTPFCDSRQEMEGFRFWKQGYWKNHLQGRKYHISALYVVDLKRFRKIAAGDRIRGQYQALSQDPNSLSNLDQDLPNNMIHQVAIKSLPQEWLWCETWCSSDTLQYAKTIDLCNNPLTKEAKLTAAQRIVPEWKEYDAEIKRLQAKADDSEHEEAAAMGRDPGNVHSTEESNAKSQHTEL, encoded by the exons ATGATGCCGTTCACGATGCGCACGGTTTCCTTGACCCATTTTGTGCCAATTGTAACGGTAGGCTTCTTGTGCCTGTTCGGTGTCGTATTCGTGCATGGCGAACCGAAAAGCCATCCCATCACCACGCAGCTATCGGCCAAATGGGGAATCACACCGGTGCAGCTAGAGATAGCCGAATTCATCGATGAGGAAAGCGCCAACTCGTTCTGGGATTACGTGGATCTGCTAAACAAAGTTCCCAACGGCTTGTACCACTTAG aaacggaagaaaaacgaTACCAAAAATCCATCGGACTAGCATCGGAAATTCTCGGTGATGGTCAACTCGGTCTGCTAAAGTTGGCCCTTTCACTGCACAGCTTCTCGCCGAAGGTGCAGGCCCATCTGCAGGTGGCCACCGAGGTGCTGGCAAAGGGAGACTGCGAGACGACAATATTTGCAAGCGTAAATGGAAAGGTAGCATGTGAAGTGAGCGACTTAACGAGCATCTTACGGGCGGGAGCGAAAGATTCGTCCACCGTCGAAACGTTTGCCATCGATCATATCTATCCGGGGTCGGAAAACAATTCCCTAACCGTGGTGCTTTACGGTGAGATCGGTACGCGAGAGTTTAAGGAATTTCATGACGCAATTAAAGTGGAAACAGAGCGCGGTACAGTGCGGTACGTATTGCGGCACTACGTGAGGAAGGTTTCCTCCCGGAAAGTACGCCTTTCGGGGTACGGTGTTGAGCTACATCTTAAATCAACTGAATACAAGAGCCAGGATGATTCACCCCGAGCACAGGATTCAACGACGACCGCGGACAGTGCGGACTCAACCGATGAACTCGAGGCCGAGGTCGAAGGGTTCGATTTTGCCCAACTGAAGAAACGTTTTCCCCATCTGAGTCATCCGTTAGATCGGTTCCGAAATGCGTTGCTGGAGAAGCACGAAGAAATAGCACCGCTGAAAGCTTGGGAATTTCAGGAGCTAGGTCTGCAGGCGGCTCAACGTATTGCTGAAATACAAGGCGATGAAGCGCTGCAGATGCTGCAATTCACCGCTCAGAATTTCCCCACCCAGGCCAAATCGTTGCTCACGCAAACGGTGCCGGAAGAGTTCAAGAAAGAGATGCGACATAATATCGAAGTGTTTGGGCGCAACCTGAACCTTCAGCCGCCGGATTCGGCCCTCTTTCTGAATGGGTTGTTTTTCGATGCGGAAACGATCGATACGGTCACGCTGCTCGATACGTTGCGTTCGGAGATGCGCGTGCTGGAAGGGTTGAACCGCATCAACATCCGTGGCGGAAGTGCAACGCCACTGCTTGGGTTGGATTTATCTTCCAGCTCGAAGGAGTTCGCTATCGACATCCGTGATTCGGCGATAACGTGGATAAACGATTTGGAAAACGACGCACAGTATCGACGGTGGCCGGGAAGTTTGAAGGACTTGCTTCGTCCGACGTTCCCCGGTATGTTGCGAAATATTCGCAAGAATCTGTTCAACCTGGTGTTGATCGTCGATCCTGTAGAGGGCGATAGCGCCGGTAGAGATATTGTGAAGCTGGCCGAAAGCTTTGTCGTGCATATGGCACCGGTACGGATTGGTTTGCTGTTCCAGACCGGCGAGGGAGAAGATTACCGGGCACTGACGTGTGGATTCAACTACGTGCAGCAGAAGAAATCGGCCACCGAAGCGCTCGGTTTTCTGACCGACCTGTATGCGGCAACCGCCGACCAGAAGGTTATCCGGTACGCTGACGTACGACAGGTGTTGAAGAAAAAGTTTAACCGTCTGAAGCTGGAAGAAATCGATGAAATTTTGGGTGAAGATTCAGATTTCGATTATGGGCGTCAGCTAGCGCAGGAATTTATCGATCGACTTGGTTTGAAAACGGTCCCGCAGGCCCTGCTGAACGGTGTGCTGCTGCCCCAAACGGCACTTACGAGCGATGAATTTGAGGAAACAATTCTTACGGAAATCATGCAACAGACGCCAACACTACAGAAAGCCGTCTATATGGGTGATTTGCACGAAGGTGAACCCGTAATCGATTACTTGATGAAGCAGCCACACGTGATGCCACGTTTGAATCAGCGCGTCCTGTCCCAGGATGAGCCACATTTTATCGACATGTCTGGGCGAGCTCATCCGGACCTGGAGGATATAACAGCTCTGGGGCAGCTATCGAATCCCGATCTTACGGCAACgttgatgaaaaatttaaaatatttcggTGGCAAATCCACCTTCCAAAAGTTCCTTGGCTACAGGGTACATTTCCTGACGGTGTGGGTTGTTGGCGATTTGCGTGAAGCGGCTGCAAGAAAACAGCTGAAAAATGCACTCAAATTCATG AAATCATCCTCCGGTACGCGGGTTGCGTTTATCCCTAACGTGGACGGAAAGGATGCAGTGCGTTCGGAATTGAAAAAGGATCTCAACGCACTGGTATGGGCGACAATCAACACGCTGGAAGCGGACGAATCGTACGATCTTGTAATGAAATTGTTCGAATCGTATGAAACCGATCCGGGCACCGTTGCCTCGACCGTTCCGGACTCGGTGATTGGGTTTTTGCCTGCCACGCAATTGCATCTCAAGATGCTTCGCGTGTACTGCCAGCGTGTACTGAAGCTGAAAGCATCGGCCGGGACGGTAATGGCAAATGGACGGCTGTTGGGAGTATTCGATGCGGATGAATTCTTTGATACGGAAGATTTTGGCTTGCTGGAAAGTTTCAATGCGCTCCAGTACACGGACAAGATACGGACCGCAATGAAGTTAGCTTCACTGTCCGAAGCGGACGATACGCCAGCCATTACGAGTGATACGATAATGAAGCTAGTTTCGATCTTGGTACCACGGCAGCAATCGAAATCGCGCTACACAATCCCGACAGATATTCAAGATAGTCATACGGTGGTGAAATTGTCACCGAAGCGTACCGATCAGCCGTTCTTCGAAATCGTAGCTGTGCTGGATCCGGCCTCACGGGGCGCGCAAAAGCTTTCCtcgctgctactgctgctgagGGATGTTGTTAACTGTCAGATGAAGATTTTCTTCTGTGCCATCGATAAACACAGCGATATGCCTGTTAAAAC GTTCTATCGTTTCGTTGTTGAGCCGGAACTGCATTTCACCAAGGATGGTAGACTATCGGCAGGACCTTCAGCCAAGTTCGTGGGATTACCCGCCAATCCTTTACTAACGCAAAGCCTCAAT GTGCCTGAAAACTGGCTTGTAGAAGTGGTCCGCTCAGTGTACGATCTGGACAACATTAAGCTGTCGGAAATAAACGGTCCAGTCCACTCAGAGTACGAGCTGGAGTACCTTCTGCTGGAAGGTCATTGCTTCGACAGTACCACCGGTTCACCGCCGCGCGGTTTGCAGATCACGCTCGGCACCGAAGATCGTCCGATCATCGTCGATACGATCGTGATGGCCAATTTGGGGTACTTCCAGCTAAAAGCCAACCCAGGCGCATGGATTTTGAAGCTCCGGCATGGAAAGAGTGCCGATATTTACGACATTACCAGTGCGGATGGACCAAACACGGTCCACACGGCGGAAAGCACTCGCGTCATCATTAGTTCGCTACGATCGCACGTGCTGAAGTTACGCGTCACGAAGAAACCGGGCATGGCCGGTGTCGACTTGCTGGGAGACGAAAAGGATGgagccggtggtggtggaatttGGGATTCGATCAGTTCCATCGTGGGCACGGGTGGCGACAGTGCCGGCAGTACCGGTACCGGCGAAACGGAAGTGTTGAACATTTTCTCCGTCGCCTCGGGACATCTGTATGAGCGTCTGTTGCGCATTATGATGCTATCGCTGCTCAAACACACCAAAACGCCGGTAAAATTTTGGTTCCTAAAGAATTACCTTTCACCACAGTTTATCGATTTCTTGCCGCATATGGCAGCGGAGTATGGCTTCCAGTACGAGCTAGTACAGTACAAGTGGCCCCGGTGGTTACACCAGCAGACGGAAAAGCAACGCATCATCTGGGGCTACAAAATCCTGTTCCTGGACGTTCTGTTTCCGCTCGATGTGAAGAAGATCATCTTCGTCGATGCCGATCAGATCGTTCGGGCGGATATGAAGGAGCTGAACGATTTCGAGCTCGGTGGTGCGCCGTACGGTTACACACCGTTCTGTGATTCACGGCAGGAGATGGAAGGGTTCCGGTTTTGGAAGCAGGGCTACTGGAAGAACCACCTGCAGGGGCGCAAATATCACATCTCCGCACTGTACGTGGTGGATTTGAAGCGGTTCCGTAAAATTGCGGCCGGCGATCGTATCCGGGGCCAGTACCAAGCGCTCAGCCAGGACCCGAACAGTTTGTCCAACCTGGATCAGGATCTGCCGAACAATATGATCCACCAGGTGGCAATAAAATCGCTCCCGCAGGAGTGGCTATGGTGCGAAACGTGGTGCAGCAGTGATACGTTGCAGTACGCCAAAACGATCGATCTCTGCAACAATCCGCTAACGAAGGAAGCGAAACTGACGGCAGCGCAGCGTATCGTGCCGGAGTGGAAGGAATATGATGCGGAAATTAAACGACTGCAGGCAAAGGCTGACGATAGCGAACATGAGGAGGCCGCTGCAATGGGACGCGATCCCGGCAATGTACATTCCACCGAAG AATCTAATGCGAAATCGCAACACACCGAGCTGTGA